The following proteins are co-located in the Anas platyrhynchos isolate ZD024472 breed Pekin duck chromosome 1, IASCAAS_PekinDuck_T2T, whole genome shotgun sequence genome:
- the SLITRK1 gene encoding SLIT and NTRK-like protein 1, whose amino-acid sequence MLLWILLLETSLCFAAGNVTGDVCKEKICACNEIEGDLHVDCEKKGFTSLQHFTAPTSQFYHLFLHGNSLTRLFPNEFANFYNAVSLHMENNGLHEIVPGAFLGLQLVKRLHINNNKIKSFRKQTFLGLDDLEYLQADFNLLRDIDPGAFRDLNKLEVLILNDNLISTLPPNVFQYVPITHLDLRGNRLKTLPYEEVLEQIPGIAEILLEDNPWDCTCDLLSLKEWLENIPKNALIGRVICEAPTRLQGKDLNETTEQELCKKNRVDSSLAAPPAEEETCDPGPIPTPFKIHGKEDPATPGSGPNGGTKIPVNWQIKTRPTAAVSTVSAKSKLLTTLSCPQICSCDQIPGSGLKVNCNDRNVSSLVDLKPKPSNVQELFLRDNKIHTIRKSHFLDYRKLNLLDLGNNNIATVENNTFKNLFDLRWLYMDSNYLDTLSREKFTGLQNLEYLNVEFNGIQLIMPGTFNAMPKLRVLILNNNLLRSLPVDVFAGVSLSKLSIHNNYFMYLPVAGVLDQLTSITQIDLHGNPWDCTCPIVPFKQWAEMLRPKVIMSDLRCESPEDFFKEDFESLSNDVICPQLKISPTLSSTNKNSTGFAETGTHSNSYLETSRVSISVLVPGLLLVFVTSAFTVVGMLVFILRNRKRSKRRDANSSASEINSLQTVCDSSYWHNGPYSTDGAHRVYDCGSHSLSD is encoded by the coding sequence atgctgctttggaTTCTGTTGCTGGAGACGtctctttgttttgctgctggaaACGTTACAGGGGACGTTTGCAAAGAGAAGATCTGTGCCTGCAACGAGATAGAAGGGGATTTGCACGTAGACTGTGAGAAAAAGGGATTTACCAGCCTGCAACATTTCACCGCCCCAACTTCCCAGTTTTACCATTTGTTTCTGCATGGAAATTCCCTGACTCGACTTTTCCCTAATGAGTTTGCTAACTTTTACAATGCAGTCAGTTTGCACATGGAAAACAACGGTTTGCATGAGATTGTTCCTGGGGCTTTTCTTGGGCTGCAGCTGGTGAAACGCTTGCacataaacaacaacaagatCAAATCGTTCAGGAAGCAGACTTTCCTGGGGCTGGACGATCTGGAATACCTCCAGGCAGATTTTAATCTATTGCGGGATATTGACCCGGGAGCATTTAGGGACTTAAACAAACTAGAGGTGTTGATTTTAAATGACAATCTCATCAGCACCTTGCCCCCCAACGTGTTTCAGTATGTGCCGATCACCCACCTCGACCTCCGGGGAAACCGTCTTAAAACCTTGCCTTATGAGGAGGTCCTGGAGCAGATCCCAGGCATTGCTGAAATCCTGCTAGAGGATAACCCCTGGGACTGTACTTGCGACCTGCTGTCGTTGAAGGAATGGCTGGAAAATATACCCAAAAATGCTTTGATCGGCAGAGTGATTTGTGAAGCTCCCACTAGATTGCAGGGCAAAGATTTAAATGAGACCACAGAGCAAGAGCTGTGCAAAAAGAACAGAGTGGATTCTAGTCTAGCTGCTCCCCCTGCTGAAGAAGAAACCTGCGATCCTGGTCCCATTCCAACCCCCTTTAAAATACATGGCAAGGAAGACCCTGCCACACCAGGATCTGGTCCAAATGGAGGTACAAAGATTCCTGTCAACTGGCAAATCAAGACTAGACCCACTGCTGCTGTGTCGACAGTTAGCGCAAAGAGCAAGCTACTGACTACATTGTCCTGCCCTCAGATATGCAGCTGTGATCAGATCCCTGGCTCGGGTTTAAAGGTTAATTGCAATGACAGGAATGTGAGCAGCTTGGTGGATTTGAAGCCTAAACCATCCAATGTGCAGGAGCTGTTTCTGAGAGACAACAAAATACACACCATCAGGAAATCCCACTTTCTGGATTACCGGAAACTTAATTTACTTGATTTGGGCAACAACAACATAGCCACCGTTGAGAACAACACCTTCAAGAACCTCTTTGATCTCCGATGGCTGTATATGGATAGCAACTACCTAGACACCCTGTCCCGGGAGAAATTTACTGGGCTGCAAAACCTGGAGTACCTGAATGTGGAGTTTAATGGGATCCAGCTCATCATGCCTGGAACCTTCAATGCAATGCCCAAACTGAGAGTCCTCATCCTCAACAACAACCTACTGAGGTCTCTCCCAGTCGACGTCTTCGCCGGGGTCTCACTTTCCAAACTGAGCATACACAACAATTATTTCATGTACCTCCCGGTAGCAGGGGTGTTGGACCAGCTCACCTCCATCACCCAGATCGATCTGCATGGCAACCCGTGGGACTGTACTTGCCCTATTGTGCCTTTCAAACAGTGGGCGGAGATGTTGCGCCCCAAGGTGATTATGAGCGATCTGAGGTGTGAGTCCCCAGAAGATTTCTTCAAGGAGGATTTTGAGTCTCTCTCCAATGATGTGATTTGCCCTCAGCTGAAAATATCACCCACACTAAGTTCTACCAACAAAAACAGCACCGGCTTTGCAGAGACAGGCACTCACTCCAACTCCTACTTGGAGACCAGCCGGGTCTCCATTTCGGTGCTGGTGCCAGGGCTCCTGCTGGTTTTTGTGACCTCTGCTTTCACGGTGGTTGGCATGCTGGTGTTCATCCTGAGGAACAGAAAGCGGTCCAAGAGGAGGGACGCCAACTCGTCTGCATCTGAAATCAACTCCTTGCAGACAGTCTGCGACTCATCCTACTGGCACAACGGGCCCTACAGCACCGACGGGGCCCACAGGGTATACGACTGCGGCTCCCACTCCCTGTCGGACTGa